One stretch of Paraburkholderia fungorum DNA includes these proteins:
- a CDS encoding protein YgfX, with protein sequence MLRRSFLMRAALGIFVLIAILAVYSVAAPRLGAWQAVPLTLAVAALLALGAARHKRAQPVALKIDRDGLSAWNRAGALLVQGRISGCSQWSNRLLILALVQEDGRKRSLLLTADALPAGAFRELSVLGRRGAGA encoded by the coding sequence GTGCTGCGCCGCTCTTTTCTTATGCGCGCCGCGTTGGGGATATTCGTTCTGATTGCGATCCTGGCCGTCTACAGCGTCGCCGCGCCGCGGTTAGGCGCATGGCAGGCGGTTCCGTTGACGCTCGCCGTGGCGGCCTTGCTCGCGCTTGGCGCGGCACGACACAAGCGCGCACAGCCCGTCGCACTGAAAATCGACCGGGACGGCTTGTCCGCATGGAATCGGGCGGGCGCGCTGCTGGTTCAAGGCCGTATTTCCGGCTGCTCCCAGTGGAGCAACCGTCTGTTAATTCTGGCGCTCGTGCAGGAGGATGGCCGTAAGCGCTCGCTGCTACTCACCGCCGACGCATTGCCGGCCGGCGCTTTCCGCGAACTGTCGGTGCTCGGCCGTCGCGGCGCCGGTGCCTGA
- the fabD gene encoding ACP S-malonyltransferase: MKFAFVFPGQGSQTVGMLNAFADHAIVRETVQEASDALNQDLGKLIAEGPADDLNLTTNTQPVMLTAAYAIYRAWEKAGGPKPAIVAGHSLGEYTALVAAGAIAFRDAVPLVRFRAQAMQTAVPVGEGGMAAILGLDDDTVRAVCAEASVAGVVEAVNFNAPAQVVIAGHKAAVEKACEVAKAKGAKRALPLPVSAPFHSSLLKPASDQLRECLASVNVQVPAIPVINNVDVAIVNEPAGIKDALVRQAAGAVRWVESVQAIAAQGVTHVIECGPGKVLSGLTKRIDGNLVGASVFDPASLEEALKLVTAG, encoded by the coding sequence ATGAAATTTGCGTTCGTTTTTCCTGGGCAAGGTTCGCAGACGGTCGGCATGCTCAACGCATTTGCCGATCACGCGATCGTGCGTGAGACGGTTCAGGAAGCGTCTGACGCGCTCAATCAGGATCTCGGCAAGCTGATCGCCGAGGGCCCTGCCGACGATCTGAACCTCACCACCAACACCCAACCCGTCATGCTGACCGCCGCGTACGCGATTTATCGCGCGTGGGAGAAGGCGGGCGGCCCGAAGCCGGCTATCGTCGCCGGCCATAGCCTCGGCGAATACACCGCGCTGGTCGCGGCGGGCGCGATTGCATTCCGCGACGCTGTGCCGCTGGTGCGCTTTCGTGCTCAGGCGATGCAAACGGCAGTGCCGGTCGGCGAAGGCGGTATGGCCGCGATTCTCGGTCTCGACGACGACACCGTGCGCGCGGTTTGCGCCGAAGCTTCGGTGGCAGGAGTTGTCGAGGCGGTGAATTTCAATGCGCCGGCTCAGGTCGTGATCGCGGGCCATAAGGCGGCGGTTGAAAAAGCGTGCGAGGTGGCTAAGGCGAAGGGCGCGAAGCGCGCGTTGCCGTTGCCGGTGTCGGCACCGTTCCACTCGTCGCTGCTCAAGCCGGCGTCGGACCAGTTGCGCGAATGTCTGGCGAGCGTCAATGTGCAGGTGCCGGCTATTCCCGTCATCAATAACGTCGACGTCGCTATCGTCAACGAGCCGGCCGGAATCAAGGATGCGCTGGTGCGCCAGGCGGCCGGCGCCGTGCGTTGGGTCGAAAGCGTTCAGGCAATCGCGGCGCAGGGCGTTACGCACGTGATCGAATGCGGTCCGGGCAAGGTTCTGTCGGGTTTGACCAAGCGGATCGACGGCAATCTGGTCGGCGCTTCGGTGTTCGATCCGGCATCGCTCGAAGAAGCCCTCAAGCTCGTGACCGCAGGCTGA
- the acpP gene encoding acyl carrier protein: MDNIEQRVKKIVAEQLGVAEAEIKNEASFVNDLGADSLDTVELVMALEDEFGMEIPDEEAEKITTVQQAIDYARANVKA, from the coding sequence ATGGACAATATCGAACAGCGCGTCAAGAAGATCGTCGCAGAACAACTGGGCGTTGCAGAAGCTGAGATCAAGAACGAAGCTTCGTTCGTGAACGACCTCGGCGCCGACTCGCTCGACACCGTTGAGCTCGTGATGGCCCTCGAAGACGAATTCGGCATGGAAATTCCGGATGAAGAAGCCGAGAAGATCACCACCGTTCAGCAAGCGATCGACTACGCTCGCGCGAACGTCAAGGCCTAA
- a CDS encoding sigma-E factor negative regulatory protein, whose protein sequence is MGSVSMQSQASSRGERLSAFVDGELFGEEHLNLDKFISELDGADRTAWSAYHLIGDALRSDDLAIRTEASSAFMSGFAARFDNEPHVLAPAAMPVARRLLALRRRVVPAFAVAAAAATLTWIVVPQLQGVPGVPGSQIASIQSHGDSLQRVAMAPATNVQPVAQDANIIRDASLDQYLEAHQQFAQQPVMPGSMPLIRAAAVSTQGQ, encoded by the coding sequence ATGGGGTCGGTCTCGATGCAATCGCAAGCCAGCTCGCGCGGCGAGCGTCTGTCCGCTTTTGTCGACGGTGAGCTGTTCGGCGAAGAGCATTTGAATCTGGACAAGTTTATTTCCGAGCTGGACGGTGCAGATCGCACTGCCTGGTCGGCTTATCACCTGATCGGCGATGCATTGCGCTCCGACGATCTGGCAATCAGAACCGAGGCAAGCAGCGCGTTCATGAGCGGTTTCGCCGCTCGTTTCGACAACGAGCCGCATGTGCTCGCGCCTGCCGCCATGCCGGTCGCGCGTCGTCTGCTGGCATTGCGCCGCCGGGTCGTGCCGGCTTTCGCTGTCGCCGCTGCCGCTGCTACGTTGACCTGGATTGTCGTGCCGCAACTTCAGGGCGTGCCGGGAGTGCCGGGTTCGCAGATCGCGTCGATCCAGTCACACGGCGATTCGCTGCAACGCGTGGCAATGGCGCCGGCTACCAACGTCCAACCGGTCGCGCAAGATGCCAACATCATTCGTGACGCCAGTCTCGATCAATATCTGGAAGCTCACCAGCAATTCGCTCAGCAACCGGTTATGCCGGGTTCGATGCCGCTGATTCGCGCTGCCGCTGTTTCTACGCAAGGCCAATAG
- the rpoE gene encoding RNA polymerase sigma factor RpoE: protein MSEKEIDQVLVERVQKGDKAAFELLVSKYHRKILRLISRLVRDPAEVEDVAQDAFIKAYRALPQFRGESAFYTWLYRIAVNTAKNYLATQGRRAPTSTEADAEEAETFSDADQLRDINTPESMLMSKQIAETVNAAMAVLPEELRTAITLREIEGLSYEEIAEMMGCPIGTVRSRIFRAREAIAAKLRPLLDTPEGKRW, encoded by the coding sequence GTGAGCGAAAAAGAAATTGACCAGGTGCTGGTCGAGCGCGTTCAGAAAGGTGACAAGGCCGCGTTCGAGCTTCTGGTCTCCAAATACCACCGCAAGATTCTCCGGCTGATTTCGCGTCTCGTTCGCGACCCGGCCGAAGTGGAAGACGTGGCGCAGGATGCCTTTATCAAGGCATACCGGGCGTTGCCGCAGTTTCGCGGGGAATCGGCGTTTTATACGTGGTTGTACCGGATTGCGGTCAACACGGCAAAGAACTACCTTGCCACCCAGGGGCGTCGCGCACCGACCTCGACCGAAGCAGATGCTGAAGAAGCTGAAACTTTCTCCGACGCCGACCAACTAAGGGATATCAACACGCCTGAGTCGATGTTGATGAGCAAGCAGATCGCTGAGACGGTCAATGCTGCGATGGCGGTTTTACCGGAAGAGTTGCGCACCGCCATTACTCTTCGTGAAATTGAAGGTTTGAGCTACGAGGAAATCGCCGAAATGATGGGTTGCCCAATTGGCACAGTCAGATCACGAATTTTCCGCGCTCGCGAAGCCATTGCGGCAAAATTGCGTCCGTTGCTTGACACACCTGAGGGCAAGCGCTGGTAA
- the fabG gene encoding 3-oxoacyl-ACP reductase FabG, which translates to MEKTLDKQIAIVTGASRGIGRAIAMELARQGATVIGTATSESGAAAITEAFNAAGVNGRGAVLNVNDSAAVDALIDGTVKEFGALNVLVNNAGITQDQLAMRMKDDDWDAVIDTNLRSVFRLSRAVLRPMMKAKGGRIINITSVVGSSGNPGQINYAAAKAGVAGMTRSLAREIGSRGITVNCVAPGFIDTDMTKGLPEEQQTALKTQIPLGRLGSPDDIAHAVAFLASPQAGYITGTTLHVNGGMYM; encoded by the coding sequence ATGGAAAAGACTCTCGACAAGCAGATTGCAATCGTGACCGGTGCGTCGCGCGGCATTGGCCGTGCAATCGCCATGGAACTGGCGCGCCAGGGCGCGACGGTGATCGGTACGGCGACCAGCGAAAGCGGCGCTGCCGCCATCACTGAAGCATTTAACGCAGCTGGCGTGAACGGCCGCGGTGCCGTGCTCAATGTGAACGATTCGGCTGCAGTGGATGCGCTGATCGACGGTACGGTTAAGGAATTCGGCGCGCTGAACGTGTTGGTGAACAACGCCGGCATCACGCAGGATCAGCTCGCCATGCGCATGAAGGACGACGACTGGGACGCGGTGATCGACACCAACCTGCGTTCGGTGTTCCGTCTGTCGCGCGCAGTGCTTCGCCCGATGATGAAGGCGAAGGGCGGTCGCATCATCAACATCACGTCGGTGGTCGGCTCGTCCGGCAACCCTGGCCAGATCAACTACGCTGCAGCAAAAGCGGGCGTTGCAGGGATGACGCGCTCGCTTGCACGTGAGATTGGCAGCCGCGGCATCACCGTGAATTGCGTTGCACCGGGCTTTATCGATACCGACATGACCAAAGGTCTGCCGGAAGAGCAGCAGACCGCGTTGAAGACGCAGATTCCGCTGGGCCGCCTCGGTAGCCCGGACGATATCGCGCACGCTGTCGCGTTCCTCGCATCGCCGCAAGCGGGCTATATCACCGGCACTACGCTGCATGTGAACGGCGGAATGTACATGTAG
- the fabF gene encoding beta-ketoacyl-ACP synthase II yields the protein MSRRRVVVTGLGLISPVGNNVADGWANLVAGKSGIANITKFDASNFSTRFAGEVKGFNIEDYIPGKEARHMDTFIHYGVAAGIQAMQDSGLEVTDENSERIGVIVGSGIGGLPMIEVTQTELLNRGPRRISPFFVPASIINMISGHLSIKFGIKGPNLAIVTACTTGLHCIGEASRLIEYGDADVMIAGGAESTVSPLGIGGFAAARALSQRNDDPATASRPWDKDRDGFVLGEGAGVMVLEEYEHAKARGAKIYAEVSGYGMSGDAYHMTAPLEDGDGARRCMLAALKNAGINADQVNYLNAHGTSTPLGDLAETTGIKRAFGDHAKDMVVNSTKSMTGHLLGGAGGLESVFTVLAVHNQVSPPTINIFNQDPACDLDYCANTAREMKIDVALKNSFGFGGTNGTLVFKRA from the coding sequence GTGAGCCGCCGTCGTGTTGTTGTTACAGGCCTGGGGCTGATTTCGCCTGTTGGCAATAATGTTGCCGACGGCTGGGCCAATCTGGTCGCCGGCAAGTCGGGTATTGCCAATATCACGAAGTTCGATGCGTCGAACTTCTCGACTCGTTTTGCCGGCGAGGTGAAGGGCTTCAATATCGAGGACTACATCCCCGGTAAGGAAGCACGCCATATGGATACGTTCATCCATTACGGCGTGGCTGCAGGCATCCAGGCGATGCAGGACAGCGGCCTCGAAGTCACCGACGAGAATTCGGAGCGTATCGGCGTAATCGTCGGTTCGGGCATCGGCGGTCTGCCGATGATCGAAGTGACGCAAACCGAACTGCTCAACCGCGGTCCGCGCCGTATTTCGCCGTTCTTCGTGCCGGCATCGATCATCAATATGATCTCCGGCCACCTGTCCATCAAGTTCGGCATCAAGGGTCCGAATCTCGCCATCGTGACTGCATGTACCACGGGTCTGCATTGCATCGGCGAGGCTTCGCGCCTGATCGAATATGGTGACGCCGACGTGATGATCGCGGGCGGTGCGGAATCCACCGTGTCGCCGCTCGGTATCGGCGGCTTTGCGGCGGCGCGCGCGCTGTCGCAACGCAACGACGATCCGGCCACCGCGAGCCGTCCGTGGGACAAGGATCGCGACGGTTTTGTGCTGGGCGAGGGCGCCGGCGTGATGGTGCTCGAAGAGTACGAACACGCGAAGGCACGCGGCGCGAAGATTTACGCCGAAGTCAGCGGCTATGGGATGAGCGGCGACGCGTATCATATGACCGCGCCACTGGAAGACGGCGATGGCGCACGCCGCTGCATGCTGGCCGCGTTGAAGAACGCGGGCATCAATGCGGATCAGGTGAACTACCTGAACGCGCACGGTACGTCCACGCCGCTCGGCGATCTGGCTGAAACGACCGGCATCAAGCGCGCATTCGGTGACCACGCCAAAGACATGGTCGTGAACTCGACCAAGTCGATGACGGGTCACCTGCTGGGCGGCGCTGGCGGTCTGGAATCGGTGTTCACCGTGCTGGCCGTGCACAACCAGGTGTCGCCGCCGACCATCAACATCTTCAATCAGGATCCGGCCTGCGATCTCGATTACTGCGCAAACACCGCGCGGGAGATGAAGATCGACGTCGCGCTGAAGAACTCGTTCGGGTTCGGCGGCACGAACGGCACGTTGGTGTTCAAGCGCGCCTGA
- a CDS encoding beta-ketoacyl-ACP synthase III, whose product MAQSTIYSRVLGTGSYLPPNRVTNQDLAERLARQGVETSDEWIVARTGIHSRHFADPDVTTSDLALIASQRAIEAADIDPQSIDLIIVATSTPDFVFPSTACLLQNKLGIKNHGAAFDVQAVCSGFAYAVATADSFIRSGQHRTALVIGAETFSRILDFNDRTTCVLFGDGAGAVILQASEEPGVLASALHADGSHSNILCTPGNVNGGVVAGSAFLHMDGQAVFKLAVNVLEKVAVEALEKANLKAEQIDWLIPHQANIRIMQSTCRKLGLPQERMVVTVGEHGNTSAASIPLAFDVAVRDGRIRRGQNVLIEGVGGGFTWGASVIRY is encoded by the coding sequence ATGGCTCAATCCACAATTTATTCCCGCGTGCTGGGCACCGGCAGCTATCTGCCGCCCAACCGCGTCACCAATCAGGATCTGGCTGAACGTCTCGCCAGGCAAGGCGTCGAGACGAGCGACGAATGGATCGTTGCCCGCACCGGTATCCATTCGCGCCATTTCGCCGACCCTGATGTCACGACCAGCGATCTCGCCCTGATCGCGTCGCAGCGCGCGATCGAAGCAGCGGACATCGATCCGCAGTCCATCGATCTGATCATCGTCGCCACCTCCACGCCGGACTTCGTGTTCCCGAGCACGGCCTGCCTGTTGCAGAACAAGCTCGGCATCAAGAACCACGGCGCAGCGTTCGACGTGCAAGCCGTCTGTTCCGGTTTTGCGTACGCGGTTGCGACGGCGGACAGCTTCATTCGCAGCGGCCAGCATCGCACGGCGCTCGTGATCGGCGCGGAAACTTTCTCGCGCATCCTCGACTTCAACGACCGCACCACCTGCGTGCTGTTCGGCGACGGCGCGGGCGCGGTAATCCTGCAGGCGTCCGAGGAACCAGGCGTGCTCGCCAGCGCATTGCACGCCGACGGAAGCCACTCGAACATTCTCTGCACGCCGGGTAACGTGAACGGCGGCGTGGTCGCCGGCAGCGCGTTCCTGCACATGGACGGCCAGGCGGTGTTCAAGCTCGCCGTCAACGTGCTCGAAAAAGTCGCTGTCGAAGCGCTCGAAAAAGCCAATCTGAAAGCGGAGCAGATCGACTGGCTGATTCCGCATCAGGCCAATATCCGCATCATGCAAAGCACTTGCCGCAAGCTCGGCTTGCCGCAGGAACGCATGGTCGTCACGGTGGGCGAGCACGGCAATACGTCGGCTGCGTCCATTCCGCTCGCATTTGACGTCGCAGTGCGCGACGGCCGCATCAGGCGCGGCCAGAACGTGCTGATCGAAGGCGTCGGCGGCGGCTTCACGTGGGGCGCGTCGGTTATCCGCTACTGA